The Thalassotalea sp. 273M-4 genome includes a region encoding these proteins:
- a CDS encoding GyrI-like domain-containing protein, which produces MQGSLDIKIIEFEEKYLGIMEHKGPMYLLKHSLQRFLTWRNRKLLPPNKFKTYHLLYSDPLCLISQHHIGIGCDILEPVGPNSFGITERIIPNMQCAQVLCTGSKEQLTNIIHFVCHHWLPIQNRQLSAHPIFFEQMFLEVNSAHHQQQLKVYFPLK; this is translated from the coding sequence ATGCAGGGAAGCCTAGACATTAAAATAATCGAGTTTGAAGAAAAGTACCTTGGGATAATGGAACACAAAGGCCCGATGTATTTACTAAAACACAGTTTGCAGCGCTTCTTAACCTGGCGAAATCGCAAACTTTTGCCGCCAAACAAATTTAAAACCTACCATTTACTCTACAGCGACCCATTATGTTTAATATCACAACACCATATAGGTATTGGCTGTGATATTTTAGAACCTGTTGGCCCTAATAGCTTTGGTATCACCGAACGAATAATTCCCAATATGCAGTGCGCGCAGGTGTTATGTACAGGGTCAAAAGAGCAATTAACTAATATCATTCATTTTGTCTGTCATCACTGGCTTCCTATACAAAACAGGCAATTAAGTGCCCACCCCATATTTTTTGAACAAATGTTTTTAGAAGTCAATTCTGCCCACCACCAGCAACAACTGAAAGTCTATTTCCCACTAAAATAA